The following are encoded in a window of Esox lucius isolate fEsoLuc1 chromosome 14, fEsoLuc1.pri, whole genome shotgun sequence genomic DNA:
- the LOC109616571 gene encoding lipoxygenase homology domain-containing protein 1-like, which translates to MSGIEQTFPCGKWLDEDEGDGLIERELYEMVSLRQKKLKKFPWTLWIWTSDVKGAGTDAQVFLQIYGEKGKSDEMRLESKSDSFEQGQLDKFMIEMPDIGKLTKLRIWHEKRHPFAGWHFARATVMKTLTREKYSFNCGRWLDINEDDNEIIRELPATSALIPEPLPLVKYRITICTGRVSGGGTDASVFANVIGELGDTGDRLMLLSKNNVNKFEKGNADEFLIEAVFLGPIRRVRVGHDGRGGGCGWFLDKVMVREEGQPESTAIEFPCYRWLDRNEDDGQIVRELVPDGDGLRLHNVNYQISIKTGSINGASSDSKVFVKLYGEKGDTTRMLLMVSDNDLRNYFETGRTDVFSIETCDIGQIHRLLIGHTNEGLRAGWFLDSVQITVPVHGKQYMFPSHRWLCKDEADGKVEVEIYPSETLDIEKLINYEITVITGDMRNGGTNANVFCQIYGDEGKTELIDLRNRSNNFERGVTEIFKIDALNVGKLFKIRIGHDGSGLGDGWFLESVNIKRLTMAMVQREVVKDKPKDDKKDKKK; encoded by the exons ATGAGCG GCATTGAGCAGACGTTCCCCTGCGGTAAGTGGCTGGATGAGGATGAGGGCGACGGACTGATCGAGAGGGAGCTCTACGAGATGGTGTCCCTCAGGCAGAAGAAACTTAAGA AGTTCCCCTGGACCCTGTGGATCTGGACCTCGGACGTGAAGGGGGCCGGGACTGACGCCCAGGTCTTCCTGCAGATTTACGGAGAGAAGGGCAAGTCAGACGAAATGAGACTGGAGAGCAAATCAGACAGCTTTGAGCAGGGTCAGCTGGATAAATTCATG ATTGAGATGCCAGACATTGGAAAACTGACAAAACTCCGTATCTGGCACGAGAAGAGACATCCTTTTGCTGGCTGGCACTTTGCGCGG GCCACGGTGATGAAGACTCTGACGAGGGAGAAGTACTCATTTAACTGTGGCCGCTGGCTGGACATCAACGAGGACGACAATGAGATCATCAGAGAGCTTCCAGCCACCAGTGCTCTCATCCCCGAGCCCCTACCAT TGGTGAAGTATCGCATCACCATCTGCACGGGAAGGGTGAGCGGTGGTGGCACCGACGCCAGCGTGTTCGCCAACGTCATCGGGGAGCTGGGCGACACCGGGGATCGACTCATGCTCCTCAGcaaaaacaatgtcaacaaGTTCGAGAAGGGCAAC GCGGACGAGTTCCTGATTGAGGCAGTGTTTTTGGGGCCGATCCGCAGGGTGCGTGTCGGCCATGATGGGCGGGGCGGAGGCTGCGGCTGGTTCCTGGATAAGGTGATGGTCAGGGAGGAGGGCCAACCAGAGTCTACAGCCATTGAGTTCCCCTGTTACAG GTGGTTGGACCGAAATGAGGACGATGGGCAGATTGTCCGTGAGTTAGTGCCGGATGGGGACGGTCTACGTCTCCACA ATGTCAACTACCAAATCTCGATAAAGACGGGCAGCATCAACGGGGCCAGCTCGGATTCTAAGGTGTTCGTCAAATTGTACGGGGAGAAGGGTGACACTACGAGAATGCTGCTGATGGTCTCTGACAACGATCTACGGAACTATTTTGAGACCGGGCGAACCGATGTCTTCAGCATTGAGACTTGTGACATAGGACAA ATCCACCGCCTGCTGATTGGCCATACAAATGAGGGTCTGCGTGCTGGCTGGTTCCTGGATAGTGTCCAGATCACTGTGCCAGTCCACGGGAAGCAGTACATGTTCCCCAGTCACCGCTGGCTCTGTAAGGACGAGGCTGATGGAAAGGTGGAGGTGGAGATCTACCCCAGCGAGACCCTGGACATCGAGAAAT TGATTAACTATGAGATCACAGTGATCACGGGCGACATGCGCAATGGAGGCACAAATGCGAACGTCTTCTGTCAGATCTATGGAGACGAGGGGAAGACCGAGCTCATCGACCTCAGGAACCGATCCAACAACTTTGAGCGCGGGGTGACAGAGATCTTTAAG ATCGACGCACTAAATGTGGGTAAATTGTTCAAGATCCGCATCGGACACGATGGATCGGGCCTGGGGGATGGGTGGTTCCTGGAATCAGTGAACATCAAGAGGCTCACTATGGCCATGGTGCAGAGGGAGGTGGTGAAGGACAAGCCAAAGGATGATAAGAAAGACAAgaagaag